A genomic region of Methanosarcina thermophila TM-1 contains the following coding sequences:
- a CDS encoding class I SAM-dependent methyltransferase translates to MYWNEAYKGKPPWDIDYPQPAFQALIQSGELKPGRVLDVGCGRGENSIMLAKNGFDVTGIDIAESAIADANAKAIERHVKVNFIVGDVLRMDRLFAEGEFDTVIDSGLFHVMTDEERPIFARQIHRVLRTGGKYFMLCFSDKEPPGYGPRRVSKAEIEQTFTPFFNIIYIKDATFDSLFGPGSRKAYLLSAVRK, encoded by the coding sequence TTGTATTGGAATGAAGCATATAAGGGAAAACCGCCATGGGATATCGACTATCCCCAACCTGCCTTTCAGGCTCTTATTCAAAGTGGAGAGCTTAAGCCTGGCAGGGTTCTTGATGTCGGATGCGGCAGGGGTGAAAACTCCATAATGCTTGCAAAAAATGGCTTTGATGTAACGGGTATAGACATCGCTGAAAGTGCAATTGCTGATGCAAACGCAAAGGCTATAGAGCGCCATGTTAAGGTGAACTTTATCGTAGGGGATGTGCTGCGGATGGATCGGCTTTTCGCGGAAGGAGAATTCGACACAGTTATTGATTCTGGTCTGTTTCATGTGATGACGGATGAGGAGAGGCCGATTTTTGCGCGACAGATACACAGGGTGCTCAGGACAGGCGGCAAATATTTCATGCTCTGTTTTTCAGATAAGGAGCCGCCTGGATACGGTCCCAGGAGAGTTTCAAAAGCTGAAATCGAGCAAACTTTCACACCATTTTTTAATATAATTTATATAAAAGATGCAACTTTTGATTCGCTTTTTGGTCCGGGCAGCAGGAAAGCTTACCTTTTATCGGCTGTCAGGAAGTGA
- a CDS encoding glycoside hydrolase family 130 protein codes for MIWKDHGELFVRCSKNPILTVDDWPYRAHSVFNPAAAIVDGITLLLVRVEDHRGFSHFTIARSENGIDGWEIDPEPTFSPDPVNYPEEIYGIEDPRITYIDEMGKWAVAYTAFSDSGPLTALALTEDFRNFERVGATLPPENKDAALFPVRFNGKWAMLHRPVSLISGAKANIWISFSPDMKYWGEHEVLLYAREGGWWDANKIGLSPQPLRTPDGWLIMYHGVRQTTAKASYRLGLALLDLEDPRKVLHRSEGWVFGPREMYERSGDVNDVVFPCGWVLVEDELRIYYGSADTSVSLATANINDVLRYIHQCPEKQCPDEYCRWFEEDIEVSTDPKRGYLKLK; via the coding sequence ATGATCTGGAAAGACCATGGGGAGCTATTTGTAAGATGCAGCAAGAATCCTATATTGACTGTTGACGATTGGCCTTACAGGGCGCACTCGGTATTTAACCCTGCAGCTGCGATAGTTGATGGTATAACCCTGTTACTGGTGCGTGTTGAGGACCACAGGGGATTTTCTCACTTTACAATTGCAAGAAGTGAGAACGGGATTGATGGCTGGGAAATTGACCCAGAGCCAACTTTTTCTCCGGACCCTGTAAACTATCCTGAAGAAATATACGGTATTGAAGACCCGCGTATAACTTATATAGACGAGATGGGAAAATGGGCTGTAGCATATACAGCTTTTTCTGATTCTGGTCCATTAACAGCTCTTGCCCTTACCGAAGATTTCCGTAATTTTGAACGGGTAGGAGCTACTTTGCCTCCCGAAAATAAAGATGCTGCTCTTTTCCCTGTAAGATTTAATGGCAAATGGGCAATGCTTCACAGGCCCGTATCTTTAATAAGCGGTGCAAAGGCAAATATCTGGATCTCCTTTTCTCCAGATATGAAATACTGGGGAGAACACGAGGTTCTTCTATATGCTCGAGAAGGAGGATGGTGGGACGCCAATAAGATAGGATTATCCCCGCAGCCACTGCGTACACCTGATGGGTGGCTAATTATGTATCATGGAGTACGCCAGACAACGGCTAAAGCAAGTTATAGGCTTGGGCTAGCTCTTCTTGATCTTGAGGATCCCAGAAAAGTACTCCACAGGTCGGAAGGCTGGGTTTTCGGACCGCGTGAAATGTATGAACGCAGCGGGGATGTCAACGACGTTGTTTTTCCCTGTGGATGGGTTCTTGTAGAAGATGAACTCCGCATTTATTACGGAAGTGCGGATACATCCGTATCCCTGGCTACTGCAAATATCAACGATGTCTTGAGATATATACATCAGTGTCCTGAGAAACAGTGTCCTGACGAGTATTGCAGGTGGTTTGAAGAGGATATAGAGGTCTCTACCGATCCGAAAAGAGGATACTTGAAATTGAAATAA
- a CDS encoding MBL fold metallo-hydrolase, whose protein sequence is MEITFLGTGVAIPQLNRVQSGVLLRLEDKPLLIDCGSGVLSRFPEAGVSHTEVDTVLLSHLHLDHVADLHPLIKANWLRGSTSMKVYGPEGTEEWFLKVLDAYEYLQEEVDVDVIELFPGEAFTPDGFDCEISCTAASHSVPTLAYRVIGEDGEFVYSGDTEPSRKIIEFSADVDLLIHECSFPQGMKVTNHTTPSTLADLLEESDVEIGTICLTHFYPDMQEHEKETINRLKRYFEGDVILAEDLMKLEL, encoded by the coding sequence ATGGAAATCACATTTCTTGGCACTGGAGTTGCGATTCCTCAATTGAATCGGGTACAGTCAGGAGTGCTTTTGAGGCTTGAGGACAAGCCGCTGCTAATCGACTGCGGAAGCGGCGTATTGAGCAGGTTCCCTGAGGCTGGGGTTTCCCATACCGAGGTAGATACAGTATTGCTTTCGCACCTTCATCTTGACCACGTGGCTGACCTGCACCCTCTTATCAAGGCAAACTGGCTCCGCGGAAGTACCAGTATGAAGGTTTACGGACCTGAAGGAACCGAAGAATGGTTTTTGAAAGTGCTTGACGCTTATGAGTATCTTCAGGAAGAAGTGGATGTGGATGTTATCGAGCTCTTCCCGGGAGAAGCGTTCACTCCTGATGGTTTCGACTGTGAGATCAGCTGCACGGCAGCCTCGCACAGCGTTCCGACTCTGGCTTACCGCGTGATAGGAGAGGATGGAGAGTTTGTCTATTCCGGAGACACCGAGCCCTCAAGAAAGATAATAGAGTTCTCAGCCGATGTCGATCTCCTAATTCACGAATGTTCTTTTCCCCAGGGCATGAAAGTCACAAACCACACCACTCCTAGCACACTTGCTGACCTTCTGGAAGAATCCGATGTAGAAATCGGAACTATTTGCCTCACACATTTCTACCCCGACATGCAGGAACATGAGAAGGAAACTATAAACCGCCTGAAAAGATACTTTGAAGGAGATGTGATTCTTGCTGAAGACCTTATGAAACTTGAATTATGA
- a CDS encoding MBL fold metallo-hydrolase encodes MIFERVKSEGLAHLSYFIGSKDEAIVIDPRRDCQVYIDLARREGMNIKYIFETHRNEDYVIGSLELKKLTGAEIYHGKGVDFKYGNYLSEGQEFDFGSLRLTALHTPGHTDESMSYTLTDLETGNEPVMVFTGDTLFIGDAGRTDLYGPEEAPRLAANLYDSIFNKILPLGDEVILCPAHGAGSICGGAIAKRDYSTLGLERLQNPLLQKTEKEEFIKFKLEEKLEFPPYFRKMEQYNQQGPPLLNGLNLPRQLSPEEFRAEMEKGAVVVDTRMPHSFGGAHIKGSYSIWLGGIPSHAGWVLPYDKPILLILEEKEQLETAVRYLVRLGYDNTTGFLNGGVASWYTRALPIDKLEFISVHDLKHKLEKHEEMTLLDVRKEKEWNEGHIEGAQHIYVGELEKNLDKIPKELPTIIYCDSSRRSSIAASILKKHGYNNVYNVLGSMTAWENAGYEVVK; translated from the coding sequence TTGATATTCGAACGAGTTAAATCCGAAGGTCTGGCTCATCTTTCTTATTTCATTGGTTCAAAAGATGAAGCTATAGTTATCGACCCTCGCAGAGACTGTCAGGTCTATATCGATCTTGCCAGAAGAGAAGGTATGAATATAAAATATATTTTTGAGACCCACAGAAATGAGGATTATGTAATCGGTTCCCTGGAACTGAAGAAGCTTACAGGTGCAGAGATTTATCACGGCAAGGGGGTCGATTTCAAATATGGAAACTATTTGAGTGAGGGTCAGGAATTTGACTTTGGCTCTTTGAGACTGACTGCTTTACATACGCCTGGACATACGGATGAGAGTATGTCCTATACTTTGACAGATCTTGAAACAGGAAATGAGCCGGTAATGGTCTTTACAGGAGACACCCTGTTCATAGGCGATGCAGGAAGAACCGACCTGTATGGACCCGAGGAGGCTCCAAGGCTGGCAGCAAACCTTTATGACAGCATTTTTAATAAGATCCTTCCCCTGGGAGACGAAGTAATACTGTGTCCTGCGCACGGCGCAGGCTCGATTTGTGGAGGCGCTATAGCCAAAAGGGACTACAGTACTCTCGGACTTGAACGCCTCCAGAATCCTCTTCTGCAAAAGACCGAGAAGGAAGAATTTATCAAATTCAAACTGGAAGAGAAGCTTGAATTTCCTCCTTACTTCAGGAAAATGGAGCAGTATAATCAGCAGGGTCCTCCTCTACTTAATGGCCTGAATCTTCCGAGGCAGCTTTCACCCGAAGAGTTCAGGGCTGAAATGGAAAAAGGGGCTGTGGTGGTAGATACTCGCATGCCTCATTCGTTTGGAGGGGCACATATAAAAGGCAGTTACAGCATCTGGCTGGGAGGAATACCTTCCCATGCTGGCTGGGTGCTCCCCTATGATAAGCCCATACTTCTCATTCTGGAAGAAAAAGAACAGCTTGAAACTGCGGTAAGATATCTGGTTCGCCTGGGCTATGACAATACTACAGGTTTCTTAAACGGGGGGGTTGCATCCTGGTATACGAGAGCTTTGCCAATAGACAAATTAGAATTTATATCGGTCCACGATCTGAAGCATAAACTGGAAAAGCACGAAGAGATGACACTTCTGGATGTGAGAAAGGAAAAAGAATGGAATGAAGGACATATTGAAGGAGCTCAACATATATATGTTGGTGAGCTTGAGAAAAATCTGGATAAAATTCCAAAGGAGCTCCCGACAATAATATATTGTGATA
- a CDS encoding DUF1428 domain-containing protein, translating into MEGMERYVDGFLLPIAKDKVNEYREMAQKSGEIWRELGALEYYECVGDDLDVEDMVSFKKAANASEDETVIFSWVVFESKEHRDRVNEALMSDPRIKEMMESGVEPPFDYRRMAYGGFKTLVRL; encoded by the coding sequence ATGGAAGGTATGGAAAGGTATGTAGATGGGTTTTTACTTCCTATCGCTAAAGACAAAGTAAACGAATACAGAGAGATGGCTCAAAAAAGCGGCGAGATTTGGAGAGAGCTTGGGGCTCTCGAGTATTACGAATGTGTTGGCGATGACCTGGATGTTGAGGATATGGTTTCTTTCAAGAAGGCAGCCAATGCCTCTGAAGATGAGACTGTAATTTTTTCATGGGTCGTTTTTGAATCTAAGGAACATAGAGACCGGGTGAACGAGGCACTCATGAGCGACCCAAGGATTAAGGAAATGATGGAATCAGGCGTAGAACCACCATTTGATTATAGGCGCATGGCGTATGGTGGCTTCAAAACCTTAGTTAGACTTTAA
- a CDS encoding helix-turn-helix transcriptional regulator, whose amino-acid sequence MRQCLLNLILFSGRRKDLLLLLKEEPRDVDTVKELLGVDSGCIQPHIKKLKESGLIIEKNKIFRLSEIGEAIVENMLPLLKTVELFGDNNEYWMSHDLSSIPWSLLERIEELGHCKLLEPDTLHMAETPGTLLDNLMSSKEVLTFTSYFHPQAPIIYSELAEKGVEITLCMTVNVAERLFFNYRKEAEKLCRARNSKLFISRKPAIVPSLIVTDRFLALKLYEMDRKLRDQIILCSGEKAPCWGKELFGYCMEAAEPLDENEFLQP is encoded by the coding sequence ATGAGACAGTGCCTGCTTAACTTGATTCTTTTTTCGGGCAGAAGAAAAGACCTTCTACTGCTCCTGAAAGAGGAACCAAGAGATGTCGATACTGTAAAAGAACTGCTTGGAGTAGATTCCGGATGTATTCAGCCTCATATTAAAAAGCTGAAAGAATCCGGTCTCATAATTGAGAAAAATAAAATTTTCAGATTATCCGAGATTGGGGAAGCAATAGTAGAGAATATGCTGCCTCTTCTCAAGACGGTTGAGCTCTTTGGAGATAACAATGAGTACTGGATGAGTCATGATTTAAGCTCGATTCCATGGTCTCTGCTGGAAAGAATTGAAGAGCTTGGGCACTGCAAATTGCTGGAGCCTGATACTTTGCATATGGCTGAAACCCCAGGAACACTTCTAGATAACTTAATGAGTTCAAAGGAAGTCCTGACCTTTACATCCTATTTTCACCCTCAAGCTCCTATAATTTACTCCGAGTTAGCGGAAAAGGGAGTTGAGATTACACTCTGCATGACAGTGAATGTTGCAGAGCGCCTGTTCTTCAATTATCGGAAAGAAGCCGAGAAACTCTGCAGAGCCAGAAACTCAAAACTTTTCATATCACGAAAGCCTGCAATAGTTCCGTCGCTGATTGTAACGGACAGATTCCTTGCACTCAAACTTTATGAAATGGACAGAAAATTGAGGGATCAGATAATCCTGTGTTCTGGAGAAAAAGCCCCATGCTGGGGAAAAGAACTTTTTGGCTACTGTATGGAAGCAGCCGAACCCCTGGATGAAAATGAATTTCTGCAGCCTTAA
- a CDS encoding SRPBCC family protein: MTNNKETKILAEPGKQEIVITREFDAPRELVFKAFTDPELYVQWLGPRGFTMKLEVFEPKNGGKWRYIHKDQEGNEYAFHGVYHEVTAPERIISTFEFEGLQEKGHVVLETARFEALPGNRTRLTSQVVFQSVEDRDGELQSDMEKGVNESYERLDELLEKLVKESK; the protein is encoded by the coding sequence ATGACAAATAATAAGGAAACCAAAATTTTAGCCGAACCTGGCAAACAGGAAATTGTTATTACACGTGAGTTTGACGCGCCGCGCGAGCTTGTGTTCAAAGCATTCACTGATCCAGAACTCTACGTACAGTGGCTTGGGCCCCGAGGCTTTACAATGAAGCTCGAGGTTTTTGAACCTAAAAACGGAGGCAAGTGGCGGTATATCCATAAAGATCAAGAGGGTAATGAATATGCATTCCACGGAGTGTATCATGAAGTTACAGCTCCCGAGAGAATTATAAGCACATTTGAATTTGAAGGGCTTCAGGAAAAAGGGCATGTAGTGCTCGAAACTGCGAGATTTGAAGCGCTGCCAGGTAACAGAACCAGGCTGACGTCTCAGGTTGTTTTCCAGTCGGTTGAGGACCGTGACGGTGAACTCCAGTCTGACATGGAAAAGGGCGTCAACGAATCATATGAACGCCTGGATGAACTTTTAGAGAAACTGGTTAAAGAGTCGAAATGA
- a CDS encoding S8 family peptidase, whose protein sequence is MDSTKYIILHSSEILPPARGDMGRAHRTELLPLEAAQPIVKLEEAELTKREVNDLRRDPRTLAIAKPMPLKLIEPVDSSSAATATKCWGIDAVRASESPYDGTGITVAVLDTGIDPNHPAFKGMKLVQKNFTEEADNDIHGHGTHCAGTIFGQDVNDIRIGIARNIKCALIGKVLGEEGGSTDTLARAIMWAVNEGANVISMSLGIDFPGYVDWLVRKHRMDVRPATSLALEEYRANVNLFTELSRVVAAQGEFGQSAIIVAASGNESERPKYEISVSPPAAATGVVAVGALGESNRGYTVARFSNNQVNIAAPGVNVISANAGTDGLVSKSGTSMATPHAAGIAALWAQRQLELTGKINNVSLMAQLIASGTFDSLAPGSEEDDVGTGIIQAPLR, encoded by the coding sequence ATGGATTCAACAAAATATATTATCCTGCACAGCAGTGAGATATTGCCACCTGCACGGGGAGATATGGGAAGAGCACACCGAACAGAACTGCTCCCTTTGGAAGCAGCCCAACCAATCGTCAAGTTAGAGGAAGCCGAGCTTACAAAGCGGGAGGTCAATGATCTACGCAGAGATCCCAGAACACTTGCCATTGCCAAACCGATGCCACTGAAACTGATTGAGCCGGTTGACAGCTCCAGTGCTGCAACAGCTACAAAATGCTGGGGAATCGACGCAGTACGCGCATCGGAATCACCATATGATGGAACTGGTATCACTGTAGCTGTGCTGGATACCGGAATCGATCCAAATCACCCAGCATTTAAAGGTATGAAGCTGGTTCAGAAAAACTTCACTGAGGAAGCCGATAATGATATTCACGGTCATGGCACGCATTGTGCAGGAACTATTTTTGGCCAGGACGTCAATGATATCCGCATCGGTATCGCCAGAAATATTAAATGTGCCCTAATTGGGAAGGTGCTGGGCGAAGAAGGGGGTTCCACAGACACGCTCGCCAGGGCAATCATGTGGGCAGTCAATGAAGGCGCAAATGTCATTTCCATGTCCCTAGGAATTGATTTTCCGGGCTATGTAGATTGGCTAGTTCGTAAACACAGGATGGATGTTAGACCAGCAACATCCCTGGCGCTGGAAGAGTATCGTGCAAACGTCAACCTGTTCACCGAGTTATCGCGCGTTGTGGCAGCACAGGGGGAATTTGGGCAATCTGCAATCATCGTTGCTGCCAGCGGTAACGAAAGTGAGCGACCTAAATACGAAATTTCGGTCTCACCTCCTGCTGCCGCCACAGGCGTCGTTGCCGTTGGCGCACTGGGTGAATCCAATAGGGGCTATACTGTTGCCAGATTTTCAAATAATCAGGTGAACATTGCCGCCCCAGGTGTTAACGTCATCTCTGCCAACGCAGGCACGGATGGTCTTGTCAGCAAGAGTGGAACCAGCATGGCGACACCTCACGCTGCGGGTATTGCTGCCCTGTGGGCACAGCGTCAGTTGGAATTGACCGGGAAGATAAATAACGTGAGCCTGATGGCGCAACTTATTGCTAGCGGCACTTTTGACTCTTTAGCTCCAGGCAGCGAAGAGGATGATGTGGGTACAGGCATCATTCAGGCACCATTGAGGTAA
- a CDS encoding glycosyltransferase, which produces MDLGGDSIKVAMLSPIAWSTPPKKYGPWEYIVSLLTEGLVKRGIDVTLFATADSHTKAKLHAVAPRPYEEDKDMLVKVYECLHISEVFERAKEFDIIHNHFDYLPLTYSALVDTPVVTTIHGISSRKILPVYKKYNNRTFYVSISDAYRCRDLDYIATVRHGIDIESFHFNEKPQDYLLFLSRLHRDKGVREAIEVAKKTGRKLRIAGFIADQAYFENEVQPYTDNNQIIYEGHVDPEYKKELLSNAYALLHMINYDEAFGIGVVEAMASGTPVIAMNRGSMPELIRNGETGFLVSNIDEAAEAVQNIDSISRKACREHAEKHFSVDRMVDEYIKVYETILEKRKREEKRPWGFYEVLMEKPGYKVKSLTVFPQGEISLQRHAHRNEHWYIVSGEGLVTKNESKIRVLPGDSVDIPVNEIHRVTNIGGQNLVFIEVSRGDYLGEDDIERLEDKYGRT; this is translated from the coding sequence GTGGATTTGGGGGGTGATAGTATAAAAGTTGCGATGTTATCTCCGATTGCCTGGAGCACACCACCAAAAAAGTATGGCCCCTGGGAGTATATAGTGTCTTTATTAACTGAAGGCCTGGTAAAACGGGGAATTGATGTTACATTATTTGCAACAGCAGATTCTCACACCAAAGCGAAACTTCATGCTGTAGCTCCGAGACCTTATGAAGAAGATAAGGATATGCTCGTGAAAGTGTATGAATGCCTGCACATATCAGAAGTCTTCGAAAGAGCAAAAGAATTCGATATAATCCATAACCATTTTGATTATCTTCCTTTGACCTACAGCGCACTTGTTGATACACCTGTCGTAACAACCATCCACGGCATTTCTTCAAGGAAAATTCTGCCTGTCTATAAAAAGTACAATAACAGAACTTTCTATGTGTCAATAAGTGATGCTTACAGGTGTCGCGATCTGGACTATATAGCAACGGTTCGGCATGGGATCGATATAGAGAGCTTCCATTTCAACGAGAAACCGCAGGATTATCTTCTCTTTTTATCACGCCTGCATAGAGACAAGGGCGTAAGGGAAGCAATAGAAGTTGCAAAAAAGACCGGTAGAAAACTCAGAATAGCCGGTTTCATTGCTGATCAGGCTTATTTTGAAAACGAGGTTCAGCCCTATACAGATAATAATCAGATCATTTATGAAGGGCATGTTGACCCTGAATATAAAAAGGAACTCCTGTCGAATGCATATGCTTTACTGCACATGATAAATTATGATGAAGCTTTCGGAATTGGCGTTGTTGAGGCTATGGCAAGCGGGACGCCGGTAATTGCAATGAACAGGGGCTCAATGCCTGAGCTCATCCGAAATGGAGAAACCGGTTTTCTGGTCAGCAACATTGACGAAGCTGCAGAAGCTGTGCAAAATATTGATTCAATATCCCGCAAAGCTTGCAGGGAACATGCGGAAAAGCACTTTTCTGTTGACAGGATGGTGGATGAGTACATAAAAGTATATGAAACCATCCTGGAGAAGCGCAAACGTGAAGAGAAGAGACCATGGGGCTTTTATGAGGTGCTTATGGAGAAGCCCGGATATAAAGTCAAAAGCCTTACTGTTTTTCCTCAGGGGGAAATTTCACTCCAGCGTCATGCCCATAGGAACGAGCACTGGTACATAGTCAGCGGAGAGGGGCTTGTAACTAAAAACGAGAGTAAAATAAGGGTTCTTCCCGGAGATTCGGTCGATATTCCGGTGAATGAGATTCATCGAGTTACAAACATCGGTGGTCAAAACCTTGTTTTCATTGAGGTCTCACGCGGAGACTACCTTGGTGAGGATGACATTGAAAGGCTAGAAGATAAATATGGGAGGACGTGA
- a CDS encoding formylglycine-generating enzyme family protein: protein MNNSVDNSIKNPSSGLTSNSIGMEFVLIPAGEFDMGSPMHEKRRKLWESPVHRVTIKKPFYLSKYPVTQEQWQVVMGDNPSYFRGEKHPVENVSWNEVQVFFSKLNALENARENNRIFRLPTEAEWEYASRAGTETAYFFGNDESKLREYAWFLENSGFETHPVGLKKPNPWGLYDIYGNVWEWVQDEYHISYKGAPADGRAWENLFPSISIPVRVRRGGGWNGNAGCCRSAERLFAAQDKRLNSLGFRAVWVI, encoded by the coding sequence ATGAATAACTCAGTTGATAATTCAATAAAAAATCCATCCAGCGGCTTAACAAGCAATTCCATAGGAATGGAGTTTGTCCTGATTCCTGCCGGAGAATTTGATATGGGTTCTCCAATGCACGAAAAACGTAGAAAACTTTGGGAAAGTCCTGTGCATAGAGTAACAATTAAAAAACCTTTCTACCTGAGCAAATATCCGGTGACGCAGGAGCAGTGGCAGGTGGTAATGGGAGACAATCCTTCGTATTTCAGGGGTGAAAAGCATCCAGTTGAAAACGTTTCCTGGAATGAGGTTCAGGTTTTCTTCAGTAAACTCAATGCTCTTGAAAATGCCCGGGAAAATAACCGGATTTTTCGCCTCCCAACCGAAGCCGAATGGGAATATGCATCCAGGGCTGGAACTGAAACCGCTTATTTTTTTGGAAACGATGAATCAAAACTTAGGGAGTACGCCTGGTTTCTGGAAAACTCAGGGTTTGAAACCCATCCAGTGGGCTTGAAAAAGCCAAATCCCTGGGGACTTTACGACATCTATGGGAATGTATGGGAATGGGTGCAGGACGAGTATCACATCAGCTATAAAGGCGCCCCTGCAGACGGAAGAGCCTGGGAAAATCTTTTCCCGAGCATATCCATACCAGTACGGGTAAGAAGAGGCGGAGGCTGGAACGGAAATGCAGGATGCTGCCGGTCAGCTGAAAGGCTTTTTGCGGCTCAGGATAAAAGGCTAAACAGTCTTGGGTTCAGAGCGGTCTGGGTAATCTGA
- a CDS encoding nitroreductase family protein, producing the protein MRNRRSIRSFKNEQIKDEELQLVLNAGIYAPSANDQAGILR; encoded by the coding sequence ATTAGGAACCGGAGAAGCATACGCAGTTTTAAGAATGAGCAAATCAAAGACGAGGAATTACAGCTTGTTCTGAATGCCGGGATCTATGCACCAAGTGCGAATGACCAAGCTGGCATTTTACGGTAA